A single window of Sulfurovum riftiae DNA harbors:
- a CDS encoding Hsp20/alpha crystallin family protein, which yields MLVTKYNPYNEVRKSFDLFNSLIQNFDVAREEGAIASFVPRVNTREGEDAYYVEIDLPGIKKDDIEITTEDNVLTISGERKMKEEVKEEDYYKVESAYGKFSRSFTLPEKVDVENIHAESKDGVLEVIIPKLKEEEKKPKKIEIK from the coding sequence ATGTTAGTAACAAAATATAATCCATATAACGAAGTCAGAAAGAGTTTCGATCTGTTCAACTCATTGATACAGAACTTTGATGTAGCAAGAGAAGAAGGTGCCATTGCTTCTTTTGTACCGAGAGTGAATACAAGAGAGGGTGAAGATGCCTACTATGTAGAGATCGATCTTCCTGGGATCAAGAAAGATGATATCGAGATCACTACCGAAGACAATGTCTTGACCATCTCCGGTGAGAGAAAGATGAAAGAGGAAGTGAAAGAGGAAGACTACTATAAGGTAGAGAGTGCCTACGGGAAATTCTCCAGAAGTTTCACACTTCCTGAAAAAGTGGATGTGGAGAACATCCATGCCGAGTCGAAGGATGGTGTACTTGAAGTGATTATTCCAAAACTCAAAGAAGAAGAGAAAAAGCCTAAAAAAATAGAGATCAAATAA
- a CDS encoding Hsp20/alpha crystallin family protein, with protein MDVVKTAKDVANAVEEKVEHGLEVAKESFANVASHLPFANLAKKGSDAFRIEIDLPGVDKKDIELQVEDNILTVKATRKMKNEVKKDDYYLCESNFGLISRSFVLPEGIDKEKVDAKYEDGRLYITLEKEESRKAKSIAVK; from the coding sequence ATGGATGTAGTAAAAACAGCAAAAGATGTTGCAAATGCAGTAGAAGAGAAAGTGGAACACGGACTTGAAGTTGCAAAAGAGAGTTTTGCCAATGTGGCAAGCCATCTTCCTTTTGCCAATCTTGCCAAAAAAGGCAGTGATGCTTTCCGCATCGAGATAGATTTGCCTGGGGTGGACAAGAAGGATATTGAGCTTCAGGTGGAAGACAATATTCTGACGGTCAAAGCGACCCGCAAGATGAAGAATGAAGTGAAAAAAGACGACTATTATCTCTGCGAGAGCAATTTTGGACTGATTTCGAGATCGTTCGTGCTCCCGGAGGGAATCGACAAGGAAAAAGTGGATGCCAAGTATGAAGACGGAAGACTTTACATCACACTCGAAAAAGAAGAGTCCAGAAAAGCAAAAAGCATCGCTGTAAAATAA
- a CDS encoding 4-(cytidine 5'-diphospho)-2-C-methyl-D-erythritol kinase produces the protein MPSINAHAKVNIFLKITGHQNGYHTLISRFMKIDDLYDTLSFEPSECETFTIEGCEGVSTESNTIYKAYQTLLEATQNPDLESYFTQHKVVVRKRIPSQAGLGGGSSDAAAFMRLANEVCKLNIKKKELARLGSTIGADVPFFIYNYTSANVNGFGEIVEKFDEAPLKLELYTPQLGCDTALVYKTFKENLIEEIVPCSFMGWENYGSRDLIELIADPIMLNDLYPAALLAYPELKNISPDGWCFSGSGSTFFRVKS, from the coding sequence ATGCCGAGCATCAATGCCCATGCAAAAGTGAACATCTTTCTGAAGATCACAGGTCACCAGAACGGCTACCATACCCTCATCTCACGTTTTATGAAGATCGATGATCTTTATGACACACTCTCTTTTGAACCCTCTGAATGTGAGACCTTCACCATTGAGGGCTGCGAAGGCGTTTCCACCGAGTCCAACACGATCTACAAAGCCTATCAGACACTTTTGGAGGCTACACAGAATCCGGATCTTGAAAGCTATTTCACACAGCATAAAGTAGTGGTCAGGAAACGTATCCCTAGCCAGGCGGGGCTTGGCGGCGGGAGTTCCGATGCTGCTGCCTTTATGCGGCTGGCCAATGAGGTATGCAAACTCAACATAAAGAAAAAAGAACTGGCACGACTGGGAAGCACCATCGGTGCAGATGTTCCTTTTTTCATCTATAACTACACTTCAGCAAATGTAAACGGTTTTGGTGAGATCGTAGAAAAGTTCGATGAAGCACCGCTGAAGCTTGAACTCTATACACCTCAACTCGGATGCGATACGGCACTGGTCTACAAGACCTTCAAAGAGAACCTCATAGAAGAGATCGTACCCTGCAGCTTTATGGGGTGGGAGAACTACGGCAGCCGGGACCTCATCGAGCTCATCGCCGATCCGATCATGCTCAATGACCTCTACCCTGCAGCACTCCTGGCTTATCCGGAGCTCAAGAATATTTCACCTGACGGATGGTGTTTCAGCGGAAGCGGAAGCACATTTTTCAGGGTTAAGAGTTAA
- a CDS encoding ATP-dependent helicase, whose product MEQILNELNPSQREAVEHIDGAMLILAGAGSGKTKTLTARLAYLVGEVGIDPANTLTLTFTNKAASEMRERALKLMPTKVSYPPLLCTFHKFGLLFLKFHIEKLGRSNNFVIIDSDDKKRLLRSIAKALKIDLNLSFIASEISKYKNSLLTPEVVLEKAELPDYKKVAKIYEQYQANIEENNLVDFDDLLMLTYRILDENEELRRETSNRYKYIMVDEYQDTNELQFRLLEHLCSEHDNLCVVGDDDQSIYGWRGANIRNILEFADRFENTKTVKLETNYRSTEPILKAANALIEHNSTRLGKKLVSHKGEGKEIKLLHSLDESMEAKAIAHEIHDLIDSGVDPDEIAVLYRINALSRSLEEGFTKEGLAFKLIGGMRFYERAEIKDIISYFRVLANPHDDFSLVRIINKPKRGIGKASIEKLQKAAFDVHLSLYEYIEQSISGKLPSVVSKKVATALAKLVEDIQLLRDEAKNALGNFITLFEERIKLKDHYAAMVDGFDRILNIDEFYGYFRDAVMKNPDLTLDEFLNDISLQSDQDQIEENAITIMSIHAAKGLEFEHLFVIGLEEEFFPLLGEGSNMEEERRLGYVAITRAKSDLTLCYVDSRFYKGRRKMIDKSRFLGEAGLISDTSLKITKSSAFKKGDLVKHKIFGIGRVQAANKSGKEYKLLINFGGNKKEILSSFVQSI is encoded by the coding sequence ATGGAACAGATATTGAACGAACTCAACCCTTCTCAACGTGAAGCTGTGGAACACATCGATGGTGCCATGCTCATACTTGCAGGTGCCGGCAGCGGAAAAACAAAAACGCTGACTGCCAGACTTGCCTACCTTGTAGGGGAGGTCGGCATAGACCCTGCGAATACACTGACACTGACCTTTACCAACAAAGCCGCTTCCGAAATGCGGGAGCGTGCCCTCAAACTGATGCCGACCAAAGTCTCCTACCCTCCGCTTCTCTGTACTTTCCATAAATTCGGCCTGCTCTTTCTCAAGTTTCATATCGAGAAACTCGGACGCAGTAACAACTTTGTGATCATCGACAGCGATGACAAGAAAAGGCTGCTGCGTTCCATTGCCAAAGCATTGAAGATCGACCTGAATCTCTCTTTCATCGCTTCGGAGATCTCCAAATACAAGAACTCCCTGCTCACCCCCGAAGTGGTCCTGGAAAAAGCGGAACTGCCTGACTACAAAAAAGTAGCAAAGATCTATGAACAGTATCAGGCGAACATCGAAGAGAACAACCTTGTCGATTTTGACGACCTGCTGATGCTTACCTACCGGATACTCGATGAGAACGAAGAACTCAGACGCGAAACGAGCAACCGCTACAAATATATCATGGTCGATGAGTACCAGGATACCAACGAACTGCAGTTCCGTCTGCTCGAACATCTCTGCAGCGAACATGACAATCTCTGTGTCGTGGGAGACGATGACCAGAGTATCTACGGCTGGAGAGGGGCGAATATCAGGAATATCCTTGAGTTCGCAGACCGTTTCGAAAACACAAAGACCGTCAAACTCGAGACCAACTACCGTTCCACCGAACCCATTCTCAAAGCAGCCAATGCACTGATCGAACACAATTCCACAAGACTGGGGAAAAAACTGGTCTCTCACAAAGGAGAGGGCAAAGAGATCAAGCTCCTGCATTCGCTCGATGAATCCATGGAAGCCAAAGCGATCGCCCATGAGATACATGACCTCATAGACAGCGGTGTGGACCCCGACGAAATTGCAGTGCTTTACCGCATCAATGCCCTTTCACGTTCTCTCGAAGAGGGGTTTACCAAGGAGGGACTTGCCTTCAAACTCATCGGCGGTATGCGCTTCTACGAACGTGCCGAGATCAAGGATATCATCTCCTACTTCAGGGTGCTGGCCAATCCGCACGATGATTTCTCTCTTGTACGCATCATCAACAAACCCAAACGGGGTATCGGGAAGGCTTCCATCGAAAAACTGCAGAAAGCCGCTTTCGATGTACACCTCTCGCTCTATGAATATATCGAACAGAGCATCAGCGGGAAACTCCCCTCGGTTGTCAGCAAAAAAGTGGCGACCGCACTGGCGAAACTGGTAGAGGACATTCAGTTACTCCGGGATGAGGCCAAAAATGCTCTGGGCAACTTCATTACCCTCTTTGAGGAGCGCATTAAGCTCAAAGACCATTATGCTGCCATGGTGGACGGGTTCGACCGTATCTTGAATATCGATGAATTCTACGGCTACTTCAGAGATGCCGTCATGAAGAACCCGGACCTCACACTCGATGAATTCCTCAACGATATCTCCCTGCAGAGCGACCAGGACCAGATAGAGGAAAATGCCATCACCATCATGAGTATCCACGCAGCCAAAGGACTTGAGTTCGAACATCTATTCGTCATCGGGCTTGAAGAGGAGTTCTTCCCGCTGCTGGGAGAGGGAAGCAACATGGAAGAGGAGCGCCGTCTTGGTTATGTCGCCATTACCAGAGCCAAGTCGGACCTGACCCTCTGCTATGTCGACAGCCGTTTCTACAAAGGCCGCAGAAAGATGATAGACAAGAGCCGTTTCCTGGGGGAAGCGGGCCTCATCTCCGATACCAGCCTGAAAATCACCAAAAGCTCCGCCTTTAAAAAAGGAGATCTCGTTAAACACAAGATCTTCGGCATCGGGCGTGTACAGGCAGCCAACAAGTCAGGCAAAGAGTACAAACTGCTCATCAATTTCGGCGGAAACAAAAAAGAGATCCTTAGCTCGTTCGTGCAAAGTATTTAA
- the truB gene encoding tRNA pseudouridine(55) synthase TruB, with amino-acid sequence MNRLFVVNKPIFRTSNGYMGYVKRKYNTKKVGFSGTLDPFATGCLIVATGQYTKLFQYLNKTPKSYKATLWLGANSPSLDIEKVDSIQEVPPFSQTELEETLHSLKGELTYYPPKFSAKKVNGKRAYELAREGKEINLKQITSTIYEIKLLNYNHPFVHFEATVSEGTYIRSLGAIIADKLGVDATLSSLHRIHEGEFYYDNEKALDPFSRLKIPKNIYTGDENYLELGKKLSVEYFENREDGVYLIETANFFSIVEISDRQVTYRFNRIPKFEEV; translated from the coding sequence ATGAACCGTCTTTTTGTTGTCAACAAACCCATCTTCCGTACCTCAAACGGTTACATGGGATATGTCAAACGTAAATACAATACAAAAAAAGTAGGCTTTTCCGGAACGCTTGACCCCTTTGCTACAGGTTGTCTCATTGTCGCTACAGGGCAGTACACCAAACTGTTCCAATACCTCAACAAGACACCCAAAAGCTACAAAGCCACACTCTGGCTTGGAGCCAATTCTCCCAGCCTTGACATAGAGAAGGTGGATTCCATTCAGGAGGTGCCTCCCTTCTCCCAGACAGAGCTAGAAGAGACTCTCCACTCACTCAAAGGTGAACTCACCTACTACCCGCCAAAATTCTCGGCAAAGAAGGTCAACGGCAAACGGGCCTACGAACTGGCACGGGAAGGCAAAGAGATAAACCTCAAGCAGATCACCTCCACCATATATGAGATCAAACTGCTGAACTACAATCACCCCTTCGTACATTTTGAAGCCACGGTCAGCGAAGGCACCTATATCCGAAGTCTCGGAGCAATCATTGCAGACAAACTGGGAGTCGATGCCACCCTCTCCTCTCTACACCGCATCCATGAAGGCGAATTCTATTATGACAATGAAAAAGCCCTGGATCCCTTCAGCAGACTCAAGATCCCAAAAAATATCTATACCGGTGATGAAAACTATCTGGAACTGGGGAAAAAACTCTCTGTAGAGTATTTTGAAAATCGGGAAGACGGTGTCTACCTCATCGAAACCGCCAACTTCTTTTCCATTGTTGAAATATCGGACCGGCAGGTTACCTACCGTTTCAACCGTATTCCAAAATTCGAAGAGGTATAA